Below is a window of Gemmatimonas sp. UBA7669 DNA.
CGTTCGCTCTATCGGCTCAAGCGCAGCTCCATTGCCGGAAGCAACAGTGACTATTGGCAGGCTGGACGCAGTGTCGAAACGATCGCCGACATCAAACCTGCCGGTGACATCGTGGCGGAATGCGAGGCATCCCTGCTGAACCACTCTCACCCAGAACGCACGTCACAGCACTCAGAACTGTGAATCGCGCCGCTGTTCGCTCAACCCTGTAGCGTAACATTCAACCCCACCCGACCATGCTTCCCATCTCCCTTCCCATCATCGTGCTGGCCGCTTCCGTCTCGGCCGCTCCCGCCCCGGTTGATCCGACCTCGGCGCCGCGTATCCAGACGGACATGTCGTTCTTCATCACCAGCGCTGGCCCGGGTGATGGCGCCAATCTCGGTGGCCTCGAGGGCGCCGACAAACATTGCGCCACGCTGGCCGAAGCGGCTGGCGTGCGAGGCAAGACCTGGCACGCCTATCTGAGCCAGCAGGCCGTGGGCGGCAAAGCGGCAGTCAACGCCCGCGATCGCATTGGCAAAGGCCCGTGGAAGAACGCCAAGGGTGTGGTCGTCGCCACGAGCGTTGACGACCTCCATAGCGACAACAACAAGTTGTCCAAGGAGAACAGTCTCACGGAGAAGGGCGCGCCGGTGAACGGACGCGGCGATCAGCCCAACACCCACGACATTCTCACCGGCTCCACACTCGACGGACGCGTACAGGCCGGCGATGGCGACAGTACCTGCAGCAACTGGACGAGCAACGCGGCCACGGGGTCGGCCCTGCTGGGCCATCACGACCGTCAGGGTGGCGGCGCCAATCCGACCTCGTGGAACTCAGCGCATGCCTCCCGTGGCTGCGGGCAGGACAACCTGCGCGCCACCGGAGGCGCGGGGCTGTTCTACTGCTTCGCGGTGTAGTCGAATCATATCGCCGAAGTCAAACGACCGACCGCATCAGCGGTCGGTCGTTTGCTTTCGTGGTGACGACTCCAATCAGTTCGCCGTACCGGCCTTCTGTCCCTGCAGCCAGTACCCGAACCAGTCCCGCAGACGGCCGAGTCGATCGACCAGCAGCCACGGCTCACCGGTGCGGCTCAGGTCATGATTGGAGCGCGGATAGCGAATGAGCTCCACCGGTACACCCTGCTTCTTCAGCGACATGAACCAGATCTCGGCACTGCCCATGGGCGTGCGATGATCCTCTTCGCTCTGCACGATCAGCATGGGCGTCTTGACCTTGTTCACATAGCGAATGGGCGAGAGCTCATCGTACAGCTTCTGGTTGTCCCAGGGCTTGCCATAGAACTCGAACTCCGTGAGCCCCTGCGCGTCGCTCGCGCCATACCAGTACGTCCAATCGGTGATGGTGCGGTCCGTCTGAATGGCCGCAAAGCGCGTGGTCTTGGTGGCCATCCACGTCGTCATGAAGCCACCGTACGAACCACCGGATGCGCCAAGCTTGGTCGCATCCACGTCGGGGCGCGCGGCCACGATGTCCACGGCCTTCATGAGGTCTTCGTAGTCCTCCATACCCCAGCGACCGCGCGTGCTGTAGGTGAAGTCGGCGCCGTAGCCGCTCGATCCGCGCGGGTTGGTAAACAGCACGAACATGCCCTGCGCGGCTAGGTTCTGGAACTCATCGAACCAGCCTTCACCATAGGCCGAGTGCGGGCCGCCGTGAATGTAGAGCACCAGCGGATACTTCCTGCCCGGCTGGTAGCCGTAGGGCTTCATCAGCCAGGCTTCAATCTCCACGTCGCCCACGCTCTTGTAGGTGAAGCGCTCGGCGTCGCTCCACACCACGTCGGCGTTCACGTCCTTGTTGAAGTTGGTGAGCTGTCGTTCGCCCGTGCCGTCGGCATTGGCCACGAACAGTTCCGTGGGGCGCGTGAGGCTGGTGGCAACAAAGGCCATCGTCCGACCGGCCGCGTCAAAGCTCATGCCGCGCACCTGACGGCGGCCACCAACGAGTTCCTTCGGTGCCGTCTTGCCCGTGAGATCGGCCTTCAGCACGGCCGAGCGACCGCCAATGTCAGCCGTGAAGTGCAAACCGTTCTTGAGCCACTCCATCGAACTCGGCTCGAACTGCCAGTCGCCCAACACATTCACCGGCGCGCCGCCGGCAACCGGAACCGTATAGATGCGCGCGCTCTTGGTGCGTGCGGGACGCCCCACAAAGGCCAGCTGCTTACCGTCGGGCGACCAGGTGAGATTCGACTCTGCACCCATCCATTCCATCAGCTTGCGCGGCGTTCCGCCGGCCACCGGCAGCAGATAGATGTCCGCGTCGTTGCGCTCCGCCTCATCGCGCACCTTGTCGTAGGGCAGCCTGGCCAGCGAATCGCGCTCGAGATCCACGACCGAGTCGGGACGCAGTCCCGCATCGGCAACAAAGGCGATCCACTGACCATCGGGGCTCACCGTCGCGCCGCGATGCGAGTAGGCCACGTTGGTGATCTGCGTCCGCGCCGTGTCACCCACATTTTGCTTGAACAGCTGCTGCGGGCGCCACACGCGCGGCGTGCGACGGCCCGGCACGAAGCCAGTGTTGTTGTTCTTGTAAACCATGTCCACGACATGGCGGCCATCGAAACGCGCTGGTACCGTCGGACGCGTGATGGCGTCGTATGGCGGACGCGCCATGGCCGGCATCTGCGCGAACACATCGGGCGTGGGTACGGTGGGAGCGGGCGTCACCGCGTCCGTGAAAACGGCAAAGCGGCCATTGGCCGGCATCGAGCCCGCGGGATACTCGGGCACCTGCACCGCTTCACCCGACGGCTGGTCGAGCCGGATGGCCCAGGTGTTGCCCCGGCCGCCCGGCCGCTGCGAGTTGAAGAACAGGTACTTGCCGTCGGGCGACCAGCGTGGGTTGCTGCTTTCGGTGCCAGGTGAGGTCCAGCGCTGCGGCTCACCGCCGGCCGTGCTCACCACCCACACTTCGCTGTGGCGACGATTATCGCTTTCCACGGCCCGTGTCACGGTCATGGCGACCTGCTTGCCGTCCGGCGAAACGGCCGGGCTGCTGACATTCACCACGCGATACCAGTCGCCCAGCATCATGGCCCGCGGGCCCTTGGGCAGCGATTGGCTGGCGCCGGCGGAACGGGGCGCCTGACCACGGCCGGCGCCCTGTGCCTCGGCGGCGATCGGCTGCAGCGTGGCCGAAGCGGCCAGCACAAGTGTGGATAGAGCAAAACTGTGACGACGCCGCCACGGGGCGGAGAGGATCGAGAGCACCATGCGTCGGATCCGGGAGGAAAGGAACGGGGGGAGGTGGGACGGGCCGCAGCCCGATGGCGAGAAAGCTAGACGGCTGGCGCCAGAAATGTGACGGTCGGCCAAACAAATCCTTGCCGAATTGCGTGTTCCCGCCTAGGATGTGGTCGACTGCGGAGGAGCGGCCCAGTCCCGAGGGGGTCCCTCATGCCCGGCATCCAGCCGGCCGTTGGGGGCGAGAACCGGTGAGAGTACCAGCAGCACTGCAGGCGTAGCAAATCGGCGAACGTCAGCCCGATGTCCCACCCATCTCGAGGAGGTGATCAATTGTCTAGCGAAAGTCCCGTAGCCGGCTCGTCCTGGGCACGCGATCTCCTGATCGGCGCCCGGTAACACGGGTACTCCGGTTCGGAATCCTCGAGCCGGCAGGGAATCATGAAGGGCCGCCCCGAGCAATCGGTGGCGGCCCTTCGTCGTTTCCGTCCAACAGCCCAGCGCGACGTCAGGGGGTGCGACGAGCCCTGGCGATGTCCGGCAGCGCCGCGTCGACACGACGCAGCAGCGCATAGGCGTACTCCATGGTGCCGCGGAAGAACGTGGGATCCACCTTGTGTGCCTCGTCACCCGCCTTGTGGTAGTCGGGGTGATCCTCCACGCCGAGATACAGGAACGGAATGCCGCGTGCGTGAAACGCGCCGTGATCCGATGAGTTGGTCCAATCGTCGCCGGGCTTGAGGTCCTTCGTGTCATGCCCGAAACGAATGGTCACGCGGGCGCCATTGGCCGCAGATTCGGCGACCGACTTGAGCATGGGCGTGTGTGACGTGCCTGCCACCCAGAGCGCTCCGGCATCCTGCCGCGACACCATGTCGAGATTGAGGTTCATGCCAATGGTGCTTAGTGGCAACGGTGGATTGGCAACAAACGCGCGGGCTCCCTGAAGCCCCGACTCCTCGGCATCGAAGAACGTGAGAATGACGTCATGCGTGGGCCGCTCGCGCATGAGCCGCTCGGCAATCATGAGCAACGTCACGCAGCCGGACGCATCGTCGTCTGCGCCATTGAAAACTTCGCCGTTCCGAATTCCGAGATGGTCATAGTGTGCACTGAGCACCAACGCGGGACCGCTGCCGGCAGTCCCCTTGATGCGCGCGACCACGTTGACACCATTGGTATCGGGGGACGCGTTGCGCGTGCGAATGACGAACGGATGTTCGTACGACGTACCCATCGGTTCGACCCCGATCGCGCGCAGTTCGGCAATCAGCCAGCGCCGAGCACGCGCGGCGCCTGGTGTACCGGCGCGTCGCCCTTCCATGGAGTCAGCAGCGAGCGCGTGCAGGCGCTGCATGAGTCGAGAGGTCGTGGCATCCGGCGCAGGTGAAGCGCTGCTGGTCCCGCCGCTTTGCGCGTCGACACTGCGCGCAACACTGCACAACACCAACGCGAGCGCTGACAGCATGGTTGTCCGCCGCATGCAACCCACCGAAAGACGCATGTCGCTTTCTCCAAGAAGGAATTGATCGTGTGATGATATGACGATGCTCTGATGAATGCTAATGCGAAAGTACGCACACAGTACTGACCTGCTCAGAAGTGAGAGGGCCGTACCTGTACAACGCGTGTGGCACCACCCAGTCAACGTCGAGTAACGAATGCATTGCAGCGAGTAGTGCGCTCAACGATAGTGCGCCCTCCTCGTTGGTTCACCCTACCCCCAACATCCGCATGCATTGCACACCACCGCCGCGCGCACGCGCGGCCCTGATGCGCATCTTGCCCCTGATTGCGGCCATGACGGCCGCTCCGGGCATCGTACAGGACATCGGCGCACAAGCGTCAGGTACGGCGCAACCGGCATCACGCCGCGCGCGCATCACCGGACGTGTACTCGACGCCGCGTCGGGCCAACCCGTTCAGGGCGCCAACGTCCAGATCGTCGGAACATCCGTAGCCGCCACCACCAATGAAGACGGACGCTTTGCCATTCCGTCGGCACCGGTTGGCGTGTACAGCGTCGAAGCGCGACGCATCGGCTTTGGCAATTCCGTAAAGGAGAACGTGCGACTGGTGGCCGACAGCGTCCTCACGCTGACGTTTGAGCTCACGGTCAATCCGCTCCGCCTCAACGAAATGGTGGTCTCGGCCTCGCTCGATCCCACCTCGGGTCGCAAGACGCCGTACACGGTGGACAAGATCACCAGTGAGAACCTGCCGGTGGCCCCCACTACGTCGGCAGCAGGTGCACTCATCGGCAAGGTGGCCGGTGCGACCATCATCCAGGCCAGTGGTGCGCCGGGCTCCGGTGTGTACGTCCAGCTGCGCAGCCCCGTCTCGCAGTTCAAGAGCACCTCGCCCCTGTACGTGGTGGACGGTGTGTTCCTCAACAGCACGCAGGCGGTGACCACGCAGGACATCGAGTCGATGGACATCGCGTCCATCGAGGTCATCAAGGGTGCGGCCGCCGCGTCGCTCTATGGATCGCGCGCAGCGTCCGGTGTCATCTCCATCACCACCAATCGCGGCAAGAATCTCGCGCTTGGCCAGACGCAGTTCACGGTGCGCAACGAAGTAGGCGGCGACCAGATCGCAAAAACGCTGGAGAAGCCACGCGCGCATCAATACCGGGTGAACGAACTCGGACAGTATGTGAACGCCCAAGGGGCCGTGGTGAGCCGTAACCAGCGCGTGGTGCAGGCCAATGGCATCATGGAGAATGCGTACATCGATCCACTCTATGATCACGTGGACCAGTTCTTCCGCCCTGGCACCTTCAATACGCAGACTTTGACGCTGCAGCAGAATAGCGCGAGCACCAACTTCAATCTGTCGTACACGCGCAACCAGCAGCCGGGTGTGGTGGAGAACAGCAATGGCTTCCTGCGTCAGAGCATTCGCCTGAACGTGGACCATCGCCTGCGTGATGCCCTGCAGGTGGGCATGTCGGTCTCGCACACGCGCGGCAATGAAGATCCGTCGCAGATCTCGTTCTCTGACCTCTACCGGATCAATCCGGATGTAAACCTGCGCGCTCCCGATCCAACCGGGCAGAGTCAATACATCATCATTCCGGACTCCACCGAAACCCGGACCAACCCGCTCTACCGTCAGGGCTTCAACGACAACACCACGCAGCGCATGCGCACGCTGCTCAACGTGAATGCGTCGTACCGGCCATTCTCCTGGCTCAGCCTCGATGGATTTGCCAGCTATGATCGCGGCGACCGTCAGGTGACCAACTACACACCGCGTGGGCTCATCAATCTGAACGGCGAGGGCACCACACTGGGCGCCCTGACCATCGTCGATGACGACGTGGACGGCATCAACGCGCAGGGTGGCGCCAGTGTCATCAAGGCCTTCGGTGGTCTCACTACACGGCTCGCGCTCCGCGGTGAGATGCAACGGGAGCAGAATCCCTACCTTGAGACCTCCGGCACGGACTTCACGATTACGGGCATCAAGGACATGGATGTAGCCCGCACGAAGAACGTCACGTCCGGTTACACCGACCGCCGCACCAACGCGGGCTTCGTCAATCTTGGCCTCGATTACAACGGCAAGTACGTCGGCGATGTGCTCTACCGCCGTGAAGGCAGCTCGCTCTTCGGTCCAGAAAGCCGGTGGAACACCTTCTACCGCGCCTCGGCCGCCTGGCTGATGAGTGAGGAAGGCTGGTGGAATATTCCGGCGCTCAGCCTGTTCAAGTTGCGCTACAACATCGGTACCGCCGGTACACGCCCCGACTTTGCTGACCAGTACGCCGCGCTTGGCATCGACGGTACGGGTGCCGTAACGCGTCAGGCGCTCGGTAACCCCTTCCTGCGTCCCGAGATCGCCACAGAGCAGGAATACGGCATGGACGTGATCTTCAAGAATCGCGTGCAGTGGTCGCTGGTGTTCGTGGACGTCATGTCCAAGGACAATCTCATCAGCATGCCGGCGTCCGGTCTTTCCGGCTTCAATACGGTGGAGCTCAACAGCGGTGTGACCACCGGCAATACCATCGAAACCACGCTGCAGGCGCAGTTGCTCAACAACCCCAAAGGTCTGCAGTGGGACGTGCTCTTCACGGCTGACAAGCGTCGCAACTTCGTGTCGGAGTTCCCGCGCACCTGCTACACCGAAGGCTCGTTCTACCGTTGCCAGGGCAATCGCATTGCCACCTTCTGGGGCAACCGCCACGTGCGGGACAAGGCCAGCCTGCCTACGGTTCATGCCAACAACCAGGGCGCCTTCGACATCAACGACGAGGGCTACGTCGTGCCCGTCGGTGCCGGCAACACCTGGCGCGATGGCAAGGCCAAGAACCTCTGGGGCACCACG
It encodes the following:
- a CDS encoding SusC/RagA family TonB-linked outer membrane protein, which gives rise to MRILPLIAAMTAAPGIVQDIGAQASGTAQPASRRARITGRVLDAASGQPVQGANVQIVGTSVAATTNEDGRFAIPSAPVGVYSVEARRIGFGNSVKENVRLVADSVLTLTFELTVNPLRLNEMVVSASLDPTSGRKTPYTVDKITSENLPVAPTTSAAGALIGKVAGATIIQASGAPGSGVYVQLRSPVSQFKSTSPLYVVDGVFLNSTQAVTTQDIESMDIASIEVIKGAAAASLYGSRAASGVISITTNRGKNLALGQTQFTVRNEVGGDQIAKTLEKPRAHQYRVNELGQYVNAQGAVVSRNQRVVQANGIMENAYIDPLYDHVDQFFRPGTFNTQTLTLQQNSASTNFNLSYTRNQQPGVVENSNGFLRQSIRLNVDHRLRDALQVGMSVSHTRGNEDPSQISFSDLYRINPDVNLRAPDPTGQSQYIIIPDSTETRTNPLYRQGFNDNTTQRMRTLLNVNASYRPFSWLSLDGFASYDRGDRQVTNYTPRGLINLNGEGTTLGALTIVDDDVDGINAQGGASVIKAFGGLTTRLALRGEMQREQNPYLETSGTDFTITGIKDMDVARTKNVTSGYTDRRTNAGFVNLGLDYNGKYVGDVLYRREGSSLFGPESRWNTFYRASAAWLMSEEGWWNIPALSLFKLRYNIGTAGTRPDFADQYAALGIDGTGAVTRQALGNPFLRPEIATEQEYGMDVIFKNRVQWSLVFVDVMSKDNLISMPASGLSGFNTVELNSGVTTGNTIETTLQAQLLNNPKGLQWDVLFTADKRRNFVSEFPRTCYTEGSFYRCQGNRIATFWGNRHVRDKASLPTVHANNQGAFDINDEGYVVPVGAGNTWRDGKAKNLWGTTVNIDGRSYAWGRPIFEIDPTTGQRWYGQIGDGNPDLQFGFGNTFRYKGFRVYALFNGQLGGDVYNQVKQTLYATNDHMDVDQTGKAEDSKKPTAYYSTSLADGNNNYGQVFVEDGTYARLAEFTLGYMFDARQHAWLRRTGASRMQLDLVGRNLLTFTKYSGLNPQSGPYSARVDNTVYPLLRTWTMAATLNF
- a CDS encoding M28 family peptidase translates to MRRTTMLSALALVLCSVARSVDAQSGGTSSASPAPDATTSRLMQRLHALAADSMEGRRAGTPGAARARRWLIAELRAIGVEPMGTSYEHPFVIRTRNASPDTNGVNVVARIKGTAGSGPALVLSAHYDHLGIRNGEVFNGADDDASGCVTLLMIAERLMRERPTHDVILTFFDAEESGLQGARAFVANPPLPLSTIGMNLNLDMVSRQDAGALWVAGTSHTPMLKSVAESAANGARVTIRFGHDTKDLKPGDDWTNSSDHGAFHARGIPFLYLGVEDHPDYHKAGDEAHKVDPTFFRGTMEYAYALLRRVDAALPDIARARRTP
- a CDS encoding S9 family peptidase, with the protein product MVLSILSAPWRRRHSFALSTLVLAASATLQPIAAEAQGAGRGQAPRSAGASQSLPKGPRAMMLGDWYRVVNVSSPAVSPDGKQVAMTVTRAVESDNRRHSEVWVVSTAGGEPQRWTSPGTESSNPRWSPDGKYLFFNSQRPGGRGNTWAIRLDQPSGEAVQVPEYPAGSMPANGRFAVFTDAVTPAPTVPTPDVFAQMPAMARPPYDAITRPTVPARFDGRHVVDMVYKNNNTGFVPGRRTPRVWRPQQLFKQNVGDTARTQITNVAYSHRGATVSPDGQWIAFVADAGLRPDSVVDLERDSLARLPYDKVRDEAERNDADIYLLPVAGGTPRKLMEWMGAESNLTWSPDGKQLAFVGRPARTKSARIYTVPVAGGAPVNVLGDWQFEPSSMEWLKNGLHFTADIGGRSAVLKADLTGKTAPKELVGGRRQVRGMSFDAAGRTMAFVATSLTRPTELFVANADGTGERQLTNFNKDVNADVVWSDAERFTYKSVGDVEIEAWLMKPYGYQPGRKYPLVLYIHGGPHSAYGEGWFDEFQNLAAQGMFVLFTNPRGSSGYGADFTYSTRGRWGMEDYEDLMKAVDIVAARPDVDATKLGASGGSYGGFMTTWMATKTTRFAAIQTDRTITDWTYWYGASDAQGLTEFEFYGKPWDNQKLYDELSPIRYVNKVKTPMLIVQSEEDHRTPMGSAEIWFMSLKKQGVPVELIRYPRSNHDLSRTGEPWLLVDRLGRLRDWFGYWLQGQKAGTAN